Genomic segment of Terriglobales bacterium:
CCAACGACCAAAGACGAAAGACCAAAGAATAGATCAAACTGCCGCCCGATCCAAGCACTGGGACGCGCTTCCCATCTCAGGGGTTGCGTGTTGCCGCTCCCGGTAGGAAACTAGAGACCTCTCCGGCAGGACGGTTTGGCATGCGGCAAGCGACTAGGAGTGCGGACATGACCTGGACGGAATCATTCACCTGCAATATTTGTGGCAAGCGCAAGGGCGAGGTCGATCACTGGTGGCTGGCGTGGGTGGAGCAGGTGCAACCCAGCGATCACGAGACGCTCAAACCGAAGTGGCAGTTGCTGCCCTGGTCGGAACTGATGGCCCGCTCGCTTGACGTTGCGCATCTGTGCGGCGCCGGATGTGCCCTGAAAGAAGCTGAACGCTGGATGACTTCCACCGTTATCAGTTCGAGGCGGTGACCTGCTGATTCTCTATAGTGTCATCCTGAGCGAGGACGCGGTGAAGCGATCCGCGTCCGAGTCGAAGGGCCTTGCGGTTTATTGGCGAAAATTCCTTTTACCGCAGCTTTACCGAATTGCGCCACTTGGCATGGAGCCACAACAGAGCGCCCACCCCGATGGTCTCCAGGGGTCCAGGAGTCATTATCAGCGACTCCCAGGGTTGCGGCTGCCTGAGCAACACGTACACTCCCCAGAGCGCGCCCCCGATTTGCAGTGAGTTGGCGATCCATTCCTCGGTGCCGATCAGAATGCGGTGCTGCCTTCCATGGCGCCTCACCGGACGCAGACTGACCATGTTGGCGGAGTAGTCCACCACTTCGTGTTCCCAGAGATCGCCGGTACTGCGTACCTTCGACACCATTCCACTCTCCAACATACGCTTACTCCGCCCCCATCCCCAGATCACAAAGGTGGACGGCCGGAAGGACGATGCCCGCGCTATGCGATATCAGAAATTTCACTTTGTCGTCCTGGGCCTGTGCCCCACCCTAAGCCCAGCGAAGGGTGGGATCGAGCATTCGCGCTCCTACCTCCTCCCTTCCAGCCCCATCGCTTCCGCATACAGCCGGTGGAACTGGTGCACGCCTTTCTCCTGCTTCGCGCTGTAGCGTCCGCGATCGTAGCTCTGCGACCTCAGGTTGCGCTGCACGACTTCGCAGATCTGTCCATCTTCAATCTGGATTTCGTCGCTGAAACGGAAGGTCGTCTCGGGCGTGTCGGTATTGAGCGTGGGCTCGGGGAAAAACCAGATAAAAATAGCCACCGTGCGCTCCACCCCGAGCGGCAGGACAATATTTAACGACATATTGTCGGGATAACAGTTCAGCATCCAGTTGGGAAAAATCCAGTAGTATTCCGCGGCCAGCTCTGCTTCTGACTGGCGGTAGCGGCGCTCGCTGGTCGATTCATTCTCCGGTCCGCGAATAGGCGAATACTGCAGCAAGTGCCGCGCATATAGCGTTGTCACATATTGGCTGTAATCCAACTCGCGGTTCAGGCTGGGATGCACGCTGGGCAGGTGGTACCCCTCCAGATAATTGTCGATGTAGACTTTCCAGTTGCATTCCATGATGTAGTCGTGACGTTTGTAGAAGCGCATCTTGTCGAAGCCGAATTTGGCTGCCTGCTCGGGCAATTCGCGCAAATCGCGCAATAGCGGCTCGGCTTGCGGATCCAGGTTCACGAACACCAGCCCTCCCCATTCATCAACGGGAATCGGACGTAGTGCGAACTGGCGGGGATCGAAGTCGCAAACTCCTTCCATCTCCGGTGCATTCAGCAATTGGCCTTCGAGGTTGTAGGTCCAGCCGTGATATCCGCAGCGGAATACCTTTCGCGAACCGCAGCCCTCGGCCGGCGGGCCCGCGCGATGGCGGCACACGTTGTAAAACCCGCGCAGAGCGTTATCGGTTCCACGCGCGACCAGCAGCGGCTCTCCCAACAGATCGAACGTAAAGTAGTCGCCGGGTTTGGTTACCTGCTCGTGATATCCGATCACCTGCCAAGTTTTGAAAAACAGGCGCTGCTGTTCCAGCTCGAGCCAGGACGGCTCGATGTAGTAATTCGAGGGCAGAGTGAAACCCCGTTCCACCGCGGGATCGATAAGTGCATTGGAAATTCTGTTGACGCTCTGCGCCATTCCCGATAGCCTCCCGACGAACTCACGAATTATAGGCAAGCGTGCCAAACCTGAGGCGTGGGGTGCCCCAGGTCTCGCGTTTTTCGAGACTTGGGCGACGATGTCTGCCTAAATTCCCCTCAATTTCGTGAATGGAATCCACCCGCGCTCAGCTCGATGCGAAAGAACAGCCGGTTCCACAGCCGCGCCCCGGCCTGGTGCGGGGCATGTCGCTGCTCGACTCCGCGCTCTTGATCATTGGCGGAACCATTGGCAGCGCCATCTTCCTGACGCCCAGCGACGTCGCCACGGCCGTGCCTGCGCCGTTGCTCTACCTGGGGGTGTGGGCAGCCGGAGGTGTGGTCTCTCTGATGGCGGCATTCGCCTTCGGCGAGCTCGGGGCCATGTTTCCCGAGGCCGGTGGACAATACGTTTACCTGCGCGAGGCCTATGGCGACTTTGCTGCTTTTCTCTATGGTTGGATGATGTTCGTTGCCGGGTCGAGCGGCGGAGTCGCCGCCATCGCAGTCGCCTTCGCCGAATACTTCGGCCGGGTGGCGACACCTCTGGCGGCAGAAAAAGTGATCATGGCGGCGCCTGGCGTCACCGTCCACGATTGGCGCCTCGCCGGCTCAGTCTGGCATCTCACGCGCGGCGATGTAGTCGCGATTGCCGCCATTCTTCTGTTGACAGCGATCAACGTCCGCGGACTTCGCCCAGCGGTCGTGCTCCAGAACGTCGCCACCTGGATCAAATACCTGGCGCTGGCGGCATTCATCGTCTTCGGGCTGACCTTGGGCAGAGGCAGCTGGGGACACTTCAGCTCGGCGGGAATACGAGAGAGCTTCGCTCACGGCATGTATCCATTGATGACCGCGGTCGGTGTGGCCTTCATCGCGGTCTTCTGGTGCTACGAAGGCTGGGTTTACATTGCCTGGACCGCGGGGGAAGTTCGCAATCCCGAGCGCAATATCCCTCGCTCGCTGGTTCTGGGACTGGTCGCGGTCATCGTGGTTTATCTGGCGGTGAATGCAGTCTACATGTACGCACTGCCGGTTCCGGGGATCGCCCAGCAGCCCGCAGTCGCACAGGCGGCTGCCGAGGTGCTGTTTTCGCCTGCTGTCGCCTTCTGGCTCTCGGCGCTGATCGCCATCTCCTGCTTCGGCGCAACCTCCAGCAATGTGCTGGCAGGAGCGCGTGTGAGCTACGCCATGGGACGCGACGGCCTGTTCTTTAAGCACATGGGCGATGTTCATCCTCGCTTCCGGACTCCGGCATTTGCGCTGATTGCGCAGGCGATCTGGGCATCACTCATCGCGCTCAGCGGGACCTACGAGCAGCTCTTCACTTACACCGTTTTCGCGATGATCCTGTCCTATGTGGCTTGCGTGGCGGCGCTGTTCGTATTTCGCAAGCGGCGGCCGGACCTGCCGCGCCCCTATCGCTGCTTCGGCTATCCCTGGCTGCCGATCGCGTATGAAATCCTGATCGGAGGCTGGGTGGTGAACACCATCATTCATCGCCCGCGCGAGACGCTGGCAAACCTTGGCCTGCTGGCCGTCGGCGTGCCTTTCTATCTCTATTGGCACCGCCGCACCCATGCTGCGCACTAAACTGTAAGGAATGTCGATCGCTGACAATCTGTCCCAGGTTCGCGAGCGCATCGAGGCTGCCGCCCGCCGTGCCGCGCGCCAGCCCGACGAGATTGAGCTGATGGCCGTCTCCAAGACATTTCCGGCCGAAATTATTCGCGAGGCCTATCTGAACGGCCAGCGCTTGTTCGGCGAAAATCGCGTGCAGGAATTTGCCGCCAAAGCCGAGGCACTCCGCCAACTCGAGGGCGCGCGCTTTCACATGATCGGGCACTTGCAGTCCAACAAGGCAAAGCATGCGACCGAACTGTTCGACGCCGTCGATTCTGTCGACTCCCTCAAACTCGCGGAACGCCTGAATGAGGCAGCGGCCACTCAAGCCGCAGGAAGACGCTTGCCCGTGCTGATCGAGATCAACACCGGTGCGGAATCGGCCAAAAGCGGACTGCCGCCGGATTCGCCAGAACTGGAGACCCTGCTTGCGGCCGCGCCCCGGCTGGAGCATCTCGAGATTCGCGGCCTGATGACGATTCCGCCCTTCGGCGACGACGCCGAGAGCGCGCGTCCATTCTTCCGCCAATTACGCGAGCTGCGCGATCGGATTGCCGCGCGTCATCTGCCGGGCGTCGCCATGGACGTTCTCTCTATGGGAATGTCGCATGATTTCGAAGTGGCCATCGAAGAGGGCTCGACCTGCGTGCGTATCGGTACCGCGATCTTTGGGGCACGGACGAAACCATGATCCCAGTCAACGACACTGCAGCAGGCGCGACATTTTCAGTGCGCGTCCAGCCTCGCGCGAAAAAGAACGCCATCATCGGCGAACTTGGAGACTCTCTGAAGCTGGCGCTCACCGCGCCTCCCGTGAACGGCAAGGCCAATGAGGCATGCATCGCATTCCTTGCGGAATTTTTGAATGTGCCGCGCTCGTCGGTTACCATAGCCGCCGGCGAAACCAGCCGCAACAAAGTAATTCGTGTCGCAGGCCTGACAGCGGCAGAAGCGCGGCATCGTCTGGCTGCGGGTTTAGGAATCTGAGAAGGAGCATTCGGGCCGAGATCAGGGCAGTTCTCGACACGACTTTTCGTTTGCCCGATTATCATTTGCCCGATCACCCGATTCGTTCATGCTCAACCTCTACGTCACCGTCCTGGTCCTGATCGTGCTGGTGCTGCTTACCCTCAGCATCAGCCGCATTCATACGGTTAAAACCAAGGCCGACTTTCTGGTTGCCGGCCGCAGTCTTCCGGCCTACGTGCTGGTGTTCACTCTGCTGTCCTCGTGGATTGGCGCCGGCAGCCTGTTTGCCGGGGCAGAGAACGCGTTCCGCAACGGCTTCGCTTCGCTGTGGCAGCCGGGAGGCGGCTGGGCAGGGCTGCTGATCATCTACTTCGTCGCGCCTCGTGCCCGCCGCTTTGCGCAGTTCACCATCCCTGATCTGCTGGAGACGCGCTACAACACCGCCGCGCGAATCCTCGGCATTATCGCCATTCTGTTCGCCTACACCGCTATCACTTCCTACCAGTTCAAAGGCGGCGGCGACATTCTGCATCTGGCTACCGGCATCGACAACACCACCGGTATGTACATCATCGCCAGCTTCGTGATCGTGTTCACGGCCCTGGCCGGAATGTCGTCGGTCGCATACCTGGATGTGGTGATCGGCCTGCTCATCACCGTCACCTGCTTTTTAGCAGTGCCGCTGCTGCTCGACAAAACCGGCGGCTGGTCTGGGCTGCACCAGGCGCTTCCGCCCGACCGCTTCCAGGTGCTTGGTCATCTCACGCTCACCCGCGCGCTGGAATTTTTCTTCCCGACATTTCTTCTCATGCTGGGCAACCAGAGCATGTACCAGAAATTTTTCTCCGCCAAATCGGAGAAAGACGCGCGCATCGCCGTCGTCGGGTGGATCATCGGCACGCTCATATTGGAAACCCTGATCGTCGCCATCGCTGTCTTTGGCTCAGCGCTGTTCGGAACCGACCCTGAACTCACCGCCAAGCCGCGCGAGACCATTCCCTTCGTGGCGCGCCACGGCCTGCCGCCATGGATAGGCGCTTTGTTGATGGGCGCGGTTTTCGCCAAAGTGATTTCCACCGCGAATAATTACCTGTTCTCACCGGCGACAAATCTGGTGAATGACGTGTACACGCGCTTCATCAATCCACACGCGGAGCACAAGAAGATTCTGGTGGTCTCTCGGGTGTTGGTGGTGTTGTTGGGGCTGTTTGCGCTGATGCAGGGCGCTTACTGGACTTCGATTCTCGCCATGGCGCTCTACGCGTACACGATCTATTCGGCGGCAATCACTCCCGTCGTGATGAGCGCGTTCTTTTGGAAGCGCGCGACTGCTGCCGGCGCGATCGTCTCCATTGCGCTGGGAACCTTGGTGACGATTTTCTGGAATTACGGCGGCAAGAGCTTTCTCCCGCCCCAATGGGCGGAACGCGACGCCATCTTCCCGGCCCTGGTGGTTTCGGTGCCTGCCCTGGTAGTGGTCAGTCTGCTGACCGCGCCGCCTCCGCGCGAAAAGCTGGCTCCGCTGTTTCCCGAAGATTATCCGGAATCAGCTCCCCTTGCCGCAGAAGCGAAAAAGTGACGGCGATATCTACTGAGCCCCGATGAAGCCCCCTTCGCAAATTGCTGCTCACATCCGCCGCGTCTTGAAAGACGGCGGCTCAGCTCCCCACTCTGAAGAAGTCCAGTGGTTCTTCAAGGAGGAGATTGCGTCGCGCGGCTGGTACACCCAGGACCTTCGCCGAGTGGCCGCTCGCTTTCGCCGTCAGCTTATCGCGGAAGCCGGCCTCGATTACCTGGTCGCGGTGGCCGACCAGCTGTTTCAGGGAAAGATTCTCGAAGAGAAAGTTTTTGCTGTCTTCCTCCTGGAAAAATCCACCGCAAGCTTCGGCGACAAGGAATTCCGGCTCTTCGAATCCTGGCTCGGCCGCATCAGCACCTGGGCCGACCACGACGGGCTGCTGCACTACCTGATCGGGCCTCTGATCCTCGCCGATCCTAAGCGCGCGGCCCGCGTTTTCCGCTGGGCCTGGTCTTCCAACCGCTGGCACCGCCGGGCCGCGGCTGTAGCCCTGATTCGCAGCGCTCGCGAGCGAAAGCTCTTTCCCGAAATCGTCCGCCTCTCCGACTTCTTGCTCGAGGACCAGGACGACATGGTTCAAAAAGGCCTGGGCTGGCTTCTGCGCGAGACTGCAAAAGCGGACCCGCGGCGCTCCATGCCATATCTGAAGCGCATTTGTGGTCGCGCCCCGCGCCTGGTGGTCCGTACCGCCTGCGAGACCCTGCCAAAGGCTGACCGGGATCGAATCCTAAAGCGCCCGCCAATGCGCACTTCCGGCAAGCGCCAGCCCAAAATCCCGGCGTGACGCACCTCGCCCCCGCGTCGGTTAACGATCACACCCTAAAGTCCGCGATATCCGGTACAATGCGCGCCGCATCCAAAACTCTAGTAGCCCATTTCTGGAGTCGCTTATGAATACCTTCCCGATTCTGTTGGGCGCCCTTTGCGTTTACGCGCTGGCTTACCGCTACTACAGCGCCTTTATTGCCGCCAAAGCTCTGGCCCTCGATGATCGCCGCACCACTCCCGGTCACGTGTACGAAGACGGACACAACTACGTTCCTTCGCCGAAGTGGGTCTTGTTCGGACATCACTTTGCCGCGATTGCCGGTGCCGGTCCGCTGGTGGGTCCGACGCTGGCGGCGCAATTCGGCTTCGCTCCCGGCTTCCTCTGGCTGCTGATCGGCGCTGTGCTGGCTGGCTGCGTGCAGGATTTCACCGTGCTGGTGGCCTCTATCCGTCACCGCGGACGTTCTCTGGCGGACGTGGCGCGCACGGAAATCAGCCCCTTTGCGGGGACGGTCGCGATGGTCGCCGTGCTCTTCATCCTGATCGTCACCCTGGCCGGCTTGGGAATTGTGGTGGTCAACGCTCTTTCCAACTCACCATGGGGCGTCTTCACCATCGGCATGACTATTCCCATCGCCCTCATCATGGGGTTGTGGATGTTCAAGAGCCACGCGGGTGAGATCAGGGTGGTCGGCCCCAGCATCTTCGGCGTGGTGCTGTTGCTGAGCAGCGTGATCGCCGGACACTGGGTAGCACAGAGCGCAGCCGCGCACGCGCTGACCTTTTCTCCCCATCAGATTACTTTCCTGATGGCTCTGTACGGGTTCGTCGCTTCGGCCTTGCCGGTATGGCTGCTGCTCGAACCGCGCGACTATCTCTCCACCTATGTGAAGCTGGGCACGATTATCGTTCTGATTCTGGGCGTGTTCATCGTCCATCCCAATATTCACTTCCCTGCCTTCACTCAGTTTGTGCATGGCGGCGGTCCCATCATCAAGGGAAAGCTCTTCCCCTTCTTGTTTGTGACTATCGCTTGTGGCGCGATCTCCGGTTTCCACTCTCTGGTCTCCTCGGGGACCACGCCCAAGATGATTGACAAAGAAACCGACGCCCGCTTCATCGGCTATGGCGCCATGATCTGTGAGTCGATGGTTGGCGTGCTGGCGCTGATCGCCGCCACCTCGATGCATCCTGGAGACTACTTCGCCATCAATACCACGCCCGAAGTCTTCAGCAAGCTGGGCCTGGCCACCGTCAATCTCGATACCTTCTCCCGCGAGGTCGGCGAGAAACTGGCGGGACGCACCGGGGGCGCGGTCTCGCTGGCCGTCGGCATGGCCCAGATTTTCAAGGGTCTGCCCGGCATGGATCGGCTGATGGGTTACTGGTACCACTATGCCATCATGTTCGAGGCGCTGTTCATCCTCACCACCGTGGATACCGGCACGCGCGTTGCCCGCTACGTCCTGCAGGAAATCATGGGCAAAGCATACAAGCCCTTCGGCAACACCGCCTGGCTGCCCGGCAACCTCTTCACTTCTTTCTTTATTGTCCTAGCCTGGGGATATCTGATCTGGACCGGCACCATCTCCACCATCTGGCCCTTGTTCGGTACGGGGAACCAGTTGCTGGCCACCATTGCCCTGGCCGTGACCACCACTTTCCTGATCAACATGGGCAAATCGAAGTATGCCTGGATTACCTTCCTGCCCATGTGTTTTGTGGGAGTGACCACGGTGAGCGCGGGAATCTTGTCCATCAAAAATATCTTCTGGCCACTGACTCACAAGACTGGCCAGCAGATGGTGACCGGATATTTGGACTCGATTCTAATGACCATCTTCATCGCGGGAGTCATCCTGGTGGTCATGGATGCGTCGCGGCGCTGGCTGGCCACCCTCCGGGGCGCCCCGGTTCCGGAGACTGCTTTTGGACCACCAGTCACGGCCGCCGGCGAAGTCAAAATGGGCTGCTGCTGACGCGTTACCCTGCCGACCTTGTGGCCCAGGTTCGCGCCCTGCAGTTCGGCGCTAACCTGGGGCGGACCGGAACGAGCTCTGGGGCACCCTAACGAACCCTGAGGGTGCCCCGCCCTAATCGTCCTTTGTTTAGGATGGGGTAGTTCGCTTCATTGCTGCGGCAGCCCCTCCGATACAATACTGCTCATACGCCATGAACCTTGCTGCGATCCAATCTGCTCTACGAGCGCAGAACATCGACGCCTGGCTGTTTTACGACCATCACCATCGCGATCCCATCGCCTATCGCATTCTCGGTCTGCCCGAGACCCTCTTTGTGACCCGGCGATGGTTCTACGTGATTCCGGCGGAGGGCGAGCCGCGAAAACTCGTGCATCGCATCGAAGCCGGCCATCTCGATACTCTCCCTGGCGGCAAGCAGGAATATTCCGGATGGCAGGAGCTGTTCGGGGCACTTAAGACAATGTTGGCGCCCTACCACAACATTGCCATGCAGTATTCGCCCAACAACCTCATCTTCTACGTTTCCCTGGTGGACGCGGGCACTGTCGACCTCATCCGCAGCTTCG
This window contains:
- a CDS encoding sodium:solute symporter family protein; its protein translation is MLNLYVTVLVLIVLVLLTLSISRIHTVKTKADFLVAGRSLPAYVLVFTLLSSWIGAGSLFAGAENAFRNGFASLWQPGGGWAGLLIIYFVAPRARRFAQFTIPDLLETRYNTAARILGIIAILFAYTAITSYQFKGGGDILHLATGIDNTTGMYIIASFVIVFTALAGMSSVAYLDVVIGLLITVTCFLAVPLLLDKTGGWSGLHQALPPDRFQVLGHLTLTRALEFFFPTFLLMLGNQSMYQKFFSAKSEKDARIAVVGWIIGTLILETLIVAIAVFGSALFGTDPELTAKPRETIPFVARHGLPPWIGALLMGAVFAKVISTANNYLFSPATNLVNDVYTRFINPHAEHKKILVVSRVLVVLLGLFALMQGAYWTSILAMALYAYTIYSAAITPVVMSAFFWKRATAAGAIVSIALGTLVTIFWNYGGKSFLPPQWAERDAIFPALVVSVPALVVVSLLTAPPPREKLAPLFPEDYPESAPLAAEAKK
- a CDS encoding YggS family pyridoxal phosphate-dependent enzyme; the encoded protein is MSIADNLSQVRERIEAAARRAARQPDEIELMAVSKTFPAEIIREAYLNGQRLFGENRVQEFAAKAEALRQLEGARFHMIGHLQSNKAKHATELFDAVDSVDSLKLAERLNEAAATQAAGRRLPVLIEINTGAESAKSGLPPDSPELETLLAAAPRLEHLEIRGLMTIPPFGDDAESARPFFRQLRELRDRIAARHLPGVAMDVLSMGMSHDFEVAIEEGSTCVRIGTAIFGARTKP
- a CDS encoding aromatic ring-hydroxylating dioxygenase subunit alpha — encoded protein: MAQSVNRISNALIDPAVERGFTLPSNYYIEPSWLELEQQRLFFKTWQVIGYHEQVTKPGDYFTFDLLGEPLLVARGTDNALRGFYNVCRHRAGPPAEGCGSRKVFRCGYHGWTYNLEGQLLNAPEMEGVCDFDPRQFALRPIPVDEWGGLVFVNLDPQAEPLLRDLRELPEQAAKFGFDKMRFYKRHDYIMECNWKVYIDNYLEGYHLPSVHPSLNRELDYSQYVTTLYARHLLQYSPIRGPENESTSERRYRQSEAELAAEYYWIFPNWMLNCYPDNMSLNIVLPLGVERTVAIFIWFFPEPTLNTDTPETTFRFSDEIQIEDGQICEVVQRNLRSQSYDRGRYSAKQEKGVHQFHRLYAEAMGLEGRR
- a CDS encoding DUF167 domain-containing protein, with the protein product MIPVNDTAAGATFSVRVQPRAKKNAIIGELGDSLKLALTAPPVNGKANEACIAFLAEFLNVPRSSVTIAAGETSRNKVIRVAGLTAAEARHRLAAGLGI
- a CDS encoding DNA alkylation repair protein, whose protein sequence is MKPPSQIAAHIRRVLKDGGSAPHSEEVQWFFKEEIASRGWYTQDLRRVAARFRRQLIAEAGLDYLVAVADQLFQGKILEEKVFAVFLLEKSTASFGDKEFRLFESWLGRISTWADHDGLLHYLIGPLILADPKRAARVFRWAWSSNRWHRRAAAVALIRSARERKLFPEIVRLSDFLLEDQDDMVQKGLGWLLRETAKADPRRSMPYLKRICGRAPRLVVRTACETLPKADRDRILKRPPMRTSGKRQPKIPA
- a CDS encoding amino acid permease, producing the protein MESTRAQLDAKEQPVPQPRPGLVRGMSLLDSALLIIGGTIGSAIFLTPSDVATAVPAPLLYLGVWAAGGVVSLMAAFAFGELGAMFPEAGGQYVYLREAYGDFAAFLYGWMMFVAGSSGGVAAIAVAFAEYFGRVATPLAAEKVIMAAPGVTVHDWRLAGSVWHLTRGDVVAIAAILLLTAINVRGLRPAVVLQNVATWIKYLALAAFIVFGLTLGRGSWGHFSSAGIRESFAHGMYPLMTAVGVAFIAVFWCYEGWVYIAWTAGEVRNPERNIPRSLVLGLVAVIVVYLAVNAVYMYALPVPGIAQQPAVAQAAAEVLFSPAVAFWLSALIAISCFGATSSNVLAGARVSYAMGRDGLFFKHMGDVHPRFRTPAFALIAQAIWASLIALSGTYEQLFTYTVFAMILSYVACVAALFVFRKRRPDLPRPYRCFGYPWLPIAYEILIGGWVVNTIIHRPRETLANLGLLAVGVPFYLYWHRRTHAAH
- a CDS encoding carbon starvation protein A, translating into MNTFPILLGALCVYALAYRYYSAFIAAKALALDDRRTTPGHVYEDGHNYVPSPKWVLFGHHFAAIAGAGPLVGPTLAAQFGFAPGFLWLLIGAVLAGCVQDFTVLVASIRHRGRSLADVARTEISPFAGTVAMVAVLFILIVTLAGLGIVVVNALSNSPWGVFTIGMTIPIALIMGLWMFKSHAGEIRVVGPSIFGVVLLLSSVIAGHWVAQSAAAHALTFSPHQITFLMALYGFVASALPVWLLLEPRDYLSTYVKLGTIIVLILGVFIVHPNIHFPAFTQFVHGGGPIIKGKLFPFLFVTIACGAISGFHSLVSSGTTPKMIDKETDARFIGYGAMICESMVGVLALIAATSMHPGDYFAINTTPEVFSKLGLATVNLDTFSREVGEKLAGRTGGAVSLAVGMAQIFKGLPGMDRLMGYWYHYAIMFEALFILTTVDTGTRVARYVLQEIMGKAYKPFGNTAWLPGNLFTSFFIVLAWGYLIWTGTISTIWPLFGTGNQLLATIALAVTTTFLINMGKSKYAWITFLPMCFVGVTTVSAGILSIKNIFWPLTHKTGQQMVTGYLDSILMTIFIAGVILVVMDASRRWLATLRGAPVPETAFGPPVTAAGEVKMGCC